The bacterium genome contains the following window.
AGGCCGTAGACCACGTCCCGGTAGATCGTCGGAGTGGCCAGGGGACCGTCGTTCGAGCCGTCATGACCTTTGTAGGCCTCGCCGATGCGGTAGCGCCAGAGCTCGTCGCCGGTATCCGCGGCGAGGGCGACGACGAAATCGGACTCGCCGCCGGAGAAGGCGGTGACCAGCCGCCCGCCGACCACCAGGATGCCCGAGTAGCCGGAGCCCAGGGGCCTGGACCAGAGGCGTTCGAGACCGAAGGCCGGGCGCTCGGCCCCGTCACCTGTTCCCCTCCGGTGGAACGTTCCGTTGCCGAGCGTGGTCAGGTCGCGGTTGGGGCCGTTCCACGCCGGCCAGTCGCTGCCGCTCTCGGCGGCCAGGGGCACCGCCGGGGACAGGGTCAGGGTCAGGATCAGGGTCAGCGTGAGGCAAGTGTTGGTCTTCACGATGGTACTCCTGCGGATTGTGGTCGCGACCGCCGGGGCACATGGAAGTGGTCGGCGTGGTGGTCGACGTGTCGGGACTCGGCGTCGTACCGGCTCCTATTCGGGGGCGGTTTCCAGCACCGCCGATCAGGATTCTCCTGCGCCGGCACCTTCCTGCTGTTTTGCCAGGACCCGATCCAGGTTCCGTTTATAGACCCCGGCGTTGGGGTCCTCGATCTGCTGCCCCAGCTCGTAGGCCATCTCGTAGCCCTTTCGGGCCTCTTCCAACCGGCCATCGTTCTCGAGGGCCTCGGCCAGGCTGTCGTGGGGGTTGGCGGAGTGGGGGTTGCCCGCCACGTTGTATCGAAAGATCTCGATCGCCACGGCGAGGTCGCCGCGCCCCATGGCTTGATAGCCCAGACCGTTGATGATCTGCTCCGGCGGAGTTATGGAAAAACCGTACTTCTCGGAGATCCCCTGGTAGTGGGCCACCACCGCGTCGAGGCCGCCGGGGACCTCGCCGGTCTCGGGATCCCGCGGTAACTGCCAATCCTCGAAGACCTTCTGTAGACCGAAGTAATGGCTGCGCAG
Protein-coding sequences here:
- a CDS encoding PQQ-binding-like beta-propeller repeat protein, giving the protein MKTNTCLTLTLILTLTLSPAVPLAAESGSDWPAWNGPNRDLTTLGNGTFHRRGTGDGAERPAFGLERLWSRPLGSGYSGILVVGGRLVTAFSGGESDFVVALAADTGDELWRYRIGEAYKGHDGSNDGPLATPTIYRDVVYGLGARGELFALRLADGREVWRRDAVDELGARPALYGFASAPTIVGGVLVVETG